The Oryza brachyantha chromosome 6, ObraRS2, whole genome shotgun sequence region AAGCATTCTGGGGCTAAAGCAAAGCAGACATATTTTGGCAAAATTACAATGACAGATGCCAGTCATGCATTGATCACATATGCTGGGTGTATCTTTCCATCTCAGTTATGCATTGCAAAATCAGTTTATGTGTACTGCAATGGTAAAACACATACTCCttaatcaattaattgctATATAGTTTGGTTCATTGATCATGAAAGAAGATTAACCATAGCGAGAAATTGCTATGTGGTCTTGTAGTGCTGCCATCCAAGGAGACTGCTCCAAGGACAAGTGCATTACATCCCCTGTTGTAGTGTGATgccaaaaactcaaaaaatagcatatttcCCACAGCAATAAATGATGGCACCAAAAACAGATAATTTGAATTGTATACAAGGATCATGCAAGCTCAAAGAGGTAGGtaggaaggaaggaagctCAAACAGATAATATGGATTGTATACAACAAGGACCAAATTTCTCTGGCCCAAGATCCACCAACATATTTTCCTCAGTAAACAGCAGTTTGCATGTAACGAAGGATTGTTCACTAGCTTGAAAATGCTCATATAGTCCATGTCACAATGGTGGAGGACTGGGGTCTGAGAGTTCAAACTTTCCCCTTGTTGCCTTTGTGGCAGCTAGTTAGACTAATCAGGTTACATCTTTTGGAAGGCAAAGAAAACATTTTTGCAGAAAAGTGAcaaaggggttgtttagtttgcaattttttttttgcaaaaacatcatatcaagtttttgaacacacatttgaagtattaaacatagtctaattacaaaataaatttcagattccgcctgaaaaccgcgagacgaatcttttgagtctaattaatccgtcattagcatatgttggttactgtagcacttatggctaatcatgcactaattagtcttaaaaaattcgtatCGCGacttcttacataactgtgcaattagttttttgattcatctacatttaatgctttatttaaatgtcaaagattcgatgtgatgtttttggagaaactttttggaaactaaacaaggccaaagCCAAAGCAACTGGTATTTCTCGAATTCGTATATACTACATCTTTTAGAACTAGTACAAACAAGACTGGATACAGAGTCAAGATGGCACACTCCACAGGTCttgattttcattttaaagaataaaaattgtCAGGAGCTCTAGCACTTCCATTCAGTAGAGAAGATGGACTACCATAGTAGCATGCCAATCATACATTCATACCCAATTACTCGAGTGGTACTGAAGCTTAAACTCTTAAACAACCTCCTCACCACCAGACCCATTCATCTTGAATTAATTTTAGTGCACTGTAGAATAGTTTGGGCATGTTTGGCTCTATGCCATTGCTTGCCTTCCAAAGTTTTTTGGCAATGGTAAGATTTGGCTGTAGCCAAACATTTTGGCGGCagtttttttagattgctGCCATTCTTTTATGTTTGGCAAAATTGACCAAGAATTTATTTGCATTGCTATCAGACGGATTTTGGCACTGCCAGTTATTTGGCATGGATGGCTTAGGCTACAAATCAAATAGGCCCTTTGAGCCTAATGCAGATTTGCTATTCAATTATTTTCACCAAGTACTGAGAAAGAAGCAAATGGGCTAAACCTCATAGAAAATCAAACCTCAAAGAATGGAACAAAATTGATGCACCAAAGGGAGCTCTAGTCTGCTTATACTAAGCAAGGAAAAGGGGAGGACCAGCGTCACAGATTGCAACGAGAAGACACCGATCTTGAGATcgttgggaaaaaaaactatcatcTTCCcgagtttttgttttttgcggATTGTTGCTGGTTACGGCATCCAATTAGCATCTCGCGCCGCGACACCGATCATCAGCCTGATGCCGGGATGTGATTGGATCTCCCGACGCGTTCGTCGCAAGGCAAAGAAATGGTTGGAGATTTGATCAGACGACGCCGCGGCGACCGCTATCCAATCAGCATATCGCTATGGTGATAGGGAGGAGGCTGGTTGGCACTCACCGTAGCGGGAGGAGGCTCAAGAGGCGGAGAgccagaggaggagggcgcaGAGGATCAGGACCAGCGGGATGCAGTGCACGGCACGCTCCAGCGCCcgcacccgcgccgcctccctcctccccgccgccgactGCGGGTCGCACGTCGGCAGCCCCGCTCCGTCGATGTCTAcacctccgccgccctccGACGACACGCGCGCCCCGCTCGACGACCGCCTCATCCCCCCCAGCCCACAGCGCAGAGCAGCGAAGGGAGCGGAGCAGacgaggcgaggcgaccgCGACCCCTACGcgtgccggcgacgacgagcttatgcctgcgccgccgccgccgccgccgcgttggCGTCGTCTTCTTCGAGGAAGCGGCCCTTGACGCGTCTTCACCCACCAACCAGACCCCACTGTGAGATGGGCCTCCATTTCTCTCCTAGCTTTAGGCCTACTAAGGCCTCGTTATTATGGGCCACCCATTCCGGCCCATATAAATGTGGGCCGGGATTTTGTTAGTGGGCCGCGACTGAGGCCTAAATAGGCTCACGCGCAGAGGGGGACACCGCGAAATATCCAGAGAGATTTTCGCGGAaatggcggcgacggtggtggtggtggcgccgctcgccgtggTCGGCGCGCCGGAGTCCGTCCGGCGCTTCGGGGCACggccgctcctccgccgcgcgccgcggggAGTCTCCTGCGCGCTTCGCCGGAGGCCCTCCAAGTACAAGGTCACCTCGGTCTCAGCCATTACTCCCTCTCTAAACCCCCCCTCTGTTTTACTGTACGCTAGCGTGGATGAGATGGCGCCTTGTGACCCTAAGGCTTTGGTGGTAGAATAGTGTAGATTCAGGTGGTTATTGTGGTGGTGTAATTGTTGGCGGCGAGGCCGTGTTCGTGTGTCAAACCTTGAGGCTATGTGGTGAACTTGTTGCGTTTTGCGACTATTCATCCAAAGTAAACGGGTGTTGGCAACGCCGTGTTGCTTGAGGGATTGTACTTGCCATTTGTGGCATCGTTGTCGCCTTGTACTATTCGCATCTGCTTGCATAGTCATGTAGATGAATGAGAGTGTTATCGATTTTATGCTCGTTACCtgcatattttatcttggagTCTGTCAGAAAGGATGTGTGAGACTATGTTTTATCTAGGTGTTCCCTAGTGTATCATAAACTGTGGTGGGAAGTCTTACTGATAAAACGTTATCTATTCCAGAATAAAATCCAGAATGAAGAGGTTGTAGCAGAGGATGACATTGACAGTGCTGGTGAAGACGATGATGATGCGCTGGAAGCACTTTTCAAGCAGTTGGAAGAAGATCTTAAGAATGATGATTTATCTGTTGAGGACGACGATGAAGGAATATCGGAAGAGGATATGGCAAGGTTTGAGCAAGAGTTGGCAGAAGCAATTGGGGATATTGGTGATGTTAATGAATCCGCAGGGGGTTCATTTTCAGGCTCTGAAAGTTATGGGAATGATGAACAAACTGATGAAACCGAACGACCAGAGCTGAAAAACTGGCAACTCAAGAGGCTGGCTCGTGCTTTGAAAATAGGTCGCCGTAAAACTAGTGTAAGTGGATCGAtatccacttggattctaTTTAATTTCCATTTCTGATATCTGTacagtttttgtttgtttgaagTATTCCTTTATAGTAATAGCCTAATAGGTCTATAGGTCTATATCCAAACATCAAATTATCAaagatttttttcctgttgTCTTATATGAATTGTTATCGTTGCAGATAAAGAATCTTGCAGGGGAGCTAGGCCTGGATAGGACTCTGGTCATTGAATTGCTCCGTAATCCACCTCCAAAACTTCTATTAATGTCTGATTCTTTGCCTGAGGAAGACCCTTCTAAACCTGAAATCAAGGAAATAGAGCCCTCTCCAGTAGTTCATGCTGGTGATGTCACTGAAACCAAGCCACATGCGGAACTTCCCATTCATGTCAAGTGTGCTGAATGGTCTGCAcagaaaagattaaaaaaggTGCAGCTGGAGACATTAGAAAGAGTCTACTCCCGAACAAAACGCCCCACAGTAAGCGAATTTTCcattatgtataaattttatgtttgttatttaattgtataaagtttaatttgttcttgCATTTGATCCAGAATACAATGATCAGCAGCATAGTACAAGTGACAAACCTTCCACGGAAGACAATTGTTAAGTGGTTCGAGGATAAAAGGGAACAGGATGGGGTACCTGACCATCGACTTGCATTCAAGAGATCTGTACCTGAGACCATAACTAGTTGATAATTACTTCAGATAAGCATGTATGATGCTTTCCTCTTTGAACTATTTGGAAAgtgtaaatttgaaattttgaagtagaagaaaattttcaagccCAACGTGGATTATATTTGAATAAGTTTCACATTAGGCTATATATTTTGGCCAAAGTTTCGTAATGTACTAGGGCTAAACCAAAGATTTTACTTAACACTAGATATCTTTACAATACTTTGCTATTTGAACTAGGACTAAGGCAATATGTGAGAGAACTTCACTTATATAAAAAGGCAAAATATTGTATGTTTTCTTCATTCTTTTTAGTGTGAGTGGTATCTAATcaactaattttatttatatttcatttatgAGTAAATTGCACGTTGGGCTACGTTTTATTACCCGGTTTCACTTTGGATCTCCCTTAAacatatcttttcactttgaaCCTGATAGATTTACTATTGTTGTAGTGTGGACCACCcccaaataattttttcaatacaAATCAATGGCCTCAAACTTGTCTGATTCCATTACATCGATGAgctcatatatatgtgtagtgCGTATATTTGCTGAAAGAGAGGTTAGACCTGGctataaaagttatttgagAACCGTCTAAACCACAATTgtgacaaatttatttggaCCAATGTGAAAAGATAAGTATAAAGGTAGTCCAAAATGAAACTTGGGTAATAAAAGGTGGCCCaaagtgaaatttactctttattttattcattttccctttttaaacATGCTCACAACATTGTATTGTGTGATGTGGAAAAAATGTTCTTTTATTTGCTAAAAAGATGTTCGatggtatttttaaaaattatttatcttaataTTATGACACACTAAAATTGAAGTACCAATCTAGATTATAACTAGCTTATCTCTAACATGTTCCTTTCATGCCCCCCGCCCCCcagtccaaagtgcaaactactataaatatttgtggTTTTAAGTGAATATTTTGGTTTAGCCCTAATCCATTATGAAGCTTTGGTCAAAATATATGGCCTAATGCAAAATTTACtcattttttatactataCCAGTGCTCCCAGATCAGCCAATGTGATAGGTACAACTCTTAATTTCCACTTTGACAATTTTATTGGTTGCACTCTGGACCACCAttttgactattagcttcaGTGAAAGTCGGTTTGGGTCTGTTGACCAGATCTTGATTTTCCGAATGATAAATGTTCTTGTTTATATTGGTTTTCTGGTTTGAAGCAAGGTGTTTCACATAATCTTTTCCCTGGTCTGGTTTTATGGTATATGTGTCCTGTTTATGTTTTTCCTTTATGCACTTGGTGAAAGATTACCATAAGTAATAAGTATTAAGATGAATTTGTGTGCCAATTAGTCTGGGAAGGCAGCGACAGAGCTGACACGACTgtgttaaatgtttgacgttcACATTTTTGAGTTCAATGTTTGTTGTCCACGATGAGTGATTTTTAGTACTGTATTAGATCAAACCCATTCTTCTTTGCGCcttactttaataaaaatcatgttGCTGTTTTCAATGTGAGTAGTTTGGGCTTGTGGTCAGCTCAGCTCTTTGTGTTGGTCATGTCAAAATGAGAGGCTCACATGGCAGTGACACAGATGAGTAGGTATAtctaaagttatatatattgtgcgTTCTTGAGGAGCACACATCTATATTTACCAGTCTTTCTCTACTTTGCAACTCTGATGATTTCTATTCTGTAATATGAAGTTCTTGGCACATATTCAGCATACTGTGGGGTACTGGGGCAGATGGAGAAATTTCGGAGCTCATCGGTAGGGAACCATGTGGAAAGAGAGGATGGAGGTAGCATCTGGGGACCTTTAAGGCTTCAACACAGTGATAGTGAGGTCGGAAAGGAATGAGAAAGACCTGTGGGGCATGTGTGATAGGGATCATAAGAGGTATACTAGGCTGCAGGGTGAGACATGAGGATAGAGATGAGGAAAAATATTTGAGTAAACAGATGCTGAggatttacatatatatattagatattTATGCTACAGCTAAAGTTCACTTGTCACCATTGAGTTAAAATCATTATCGATAGATGCTATCAAAAAATTGAACTTTTGTTTTagatgaaatatatattgtacttCGTCTTGTCTAACAACGGGTGGTTGTCTGCTGGTGTTAACTGGAGCTGAATTAATACAATTGACATTTGTCTTTACTTATTTTCCCTACGTCCACATGACTTTTCTTCAGATGTACTGTTCATCACTAACTTATTTCTGGTAGAAGATGGTAATCAAGGTCCAACCCTTGTCTGTTATGTTCCTTCATTAACTGACTTTTGGTAGAGGCGGTCCAAATTAATGGCTGGACCCAACCCTTGTCAGTTATGTTTAGCATTTTTTATGCCGACACATACTACacaatttagatatttttttccatggaTCCATTTGTGTTGACATACCATGGACAATCTTTTTCATACAGTACTGTGCACAAATTGTCAAACGAATTCATGCATATATGGTCTGGTTGCTCTCAGCAAATTGTCTTCTTTCTATGGTGGCTTGGTAATGTCGAGTTGCTTCAGCGAACTTGGATTGGATTCTCCTTTTCAACATGCCTGTGATGGAAAAGTATAACCAGAGGCATGTGGTTCAAACTGGAAAGGTGCCTAGTTTAATCTGGTGAGTTTACCGTACTGGTCTACCACCGGTTGTTGTTATAAACTAATCCCTGCTTAACCTAGTTAGTTAATGGAAGACAGCCCCTGGTACCTTTCCCATGGCACCGGCTGTTGACTGCTCTTCTGTCTGTACATTAATGGCTGTCTCTTTGCAGttcacatatatacacattggAAGCCTGCAGAGGCAAGCAACCCCAGGAGAAGAAGAGAACACACCGTTCAGTTCATCCTCACCTCTTGTTCTCCATAGTTGCAGATAAGTTGCTTCCTTTTTGCAGAAAGGAGAGGTGGTGCAGATGATGGCTGGCTTACAAAGATCAGCGACGACGTTCAGAAGGTCCGGTTCGTCAGGGCTGGTCTGGGACGAGCGATTCTTGACCGAGGCCGAGGAAGCCGAGGCCGAGGCCAAGGCcagagatggcggcggcgcggaggagccCCAACCAGAGCTGCGGCATTCCAAGAGCGTCGGGAGCATCGGCATGATGCGCCGCGTCGctgccgacgacggcgacaacaAGAAGGCGGCGaagcagaagaagaaggagaagaagaagaaggacgGCAAGGAGGACGACAACGGCAGCCACCAGGTGTTCCGGACCAAGGACATAGCCCCGGACGTCGACCCACCGTCGCCGAGGGTGTCCGGCTGCATCCTCTGCTCCATCTTCTCGGGCtccagcaagtcggcgacgtcTCGCCGCGCCAAGCCAAGGAAGAAGTAAAAAAACCAACGGTGACATATAAATCACATATACCTTCTGGTACGGTGGTGCATCATCTGTTACTGTAAAGCCGTGTGAGCCATGGATCTGGGCATGTCTATACACTCGAGTGACATGAGAGTTTGTACTgcttataaatacatatattttgtcaggttagtttttctcttttggtcTTGATCGAGCTCCTCGATCCAGATCCATGGCTCAGACCATACTTAGAGCTTAGTAGTGGCAACCAGCAGCTATTGAGATTTGGGTTGTTGTTCTTCATCAGTGCTTGTTCTGGTGCaattcttctctctctctcgtttcTGCTAGCAGCTGCTGGGCGAGCCTTTGGATCTctgtgattgattgattgccTTTGCATGTGAGCTTGTGGTGTGTTGTGTTGTCGCCTGTATGAGCATGAGCAAACTGCTATAAAGAATTTGGCATGATATTCATCAGGCTGGCATGCATATGGCCATATGGGGGCATGTGGCgtttgtgattaattttttgagGCTGTTCTTGTTGGAAAGCTGGAGTATTATTTTTGGTCGTTTTGTGTCGTGGGGATGTGGCGCACATGATCATGGTTCATCATGGGTGCAGATGGCATGGTCGGCCGGGCGATTTCGCCGCCCTAACACCGTACCTCTAGGTATGATCTTTTTGTTTTCGATATTCTCTAGGCATGATTAATTTCTGATCTGGCATTCTCTTTTATGTATGACAATATAGCAAACTCATCCATCTCAAAAATCTTGAATGCataatttcctttttctgaTGAAATTATTGTAAAAACCCTGTATTCAAAAAGGCTTTATGGTAAAAAAGGCTTTTCGGTTTGAGAAATTTCATGATCATTTAGAAACTAGAGGTAACAAGTTTTTATAgtaaaatatggtatcttCCATTATCTTTCTAAGAGTAGTAAAATGACCCTTTGGGGTTTCATAATGTATGTAACCGTTGTGAAATGTCTAATTAGGGCACATACAAAGATATTTATGagctgactctctcaatcgtcatgtaagcaaatttgatgatatggagaaaaaaagagagaaagagagaaaaactttcttgcatgaaggtggataaaaaagaaactagtgtaataaaaaatattttattatattaacgAAGAAATCAGACCTGACTTTATCTTTGTACGTATCGTTGTAAAATAGGTTCTTACAGCTGACGTGAATCAGATAAGAGTCGATGATGGACTCTACTTTTAAACATGTCCTTACAAGGTTAACTCCAAAAGCTGTGTCTATTCAAAactgatgaccatgatgaccTTTTTCGTTTGCTACAAAAGCCTCCTTTAGGAATTGAGATGAGACGATGGCATTTGAGATATGGCAACTTCCCTCACAGCACAAGGGATCATAGAGGCACATTGCAACGTGATTCCTGACAAGGATTGATATGATCTTAATGGATCACAGCATTGCACACGACAGGGGCAAAAGGTATGCGGTTAGAGAGTGATTAGACTCCAATCCCATAAAACTGCCgagaaaattataataataaaatacctCTCAAAAATAAGGGAGGATCTACAGCCCCACAACCACGAGTGGATACCCGTACTTGTCGGGGAAAACAATCAAATACAATTTCCATGTTATCCTATGGATTGAAGACACCAATTTCTCTGCAAACGCTCACCATATAATTTGTCCGAGCTCTATTTGGGTGATTGTTCGGCTTacttatagaaaaaatcaaacgatataagtgtttttttatctaaaagtcaaaactgaaaaaataatatgtgatataaagtctactctaaatttaacattaaaaattcaaattttagtttataagcataaaaaaaatgagcccGTAAAAATCATAGATATCCTAAATGACGAAGAAAAATCGCATAAAATCCTATCGACCAGGTAAACCCTGCTACAGACCATTAAATTCACGAGGAATTAACATCCCATCGCATGGTCCCATGGCGATCGTTACCCGTTCACTACCCTCAGCTGTGTGCATCGAATCGAGAGGGAGACGGCCATCCATGGCGACGCTGACATGAATATTTATCTTCAAGTCTCGAAGAAGCGTGATTGGATTCGTACCGTCCACCTAAGAGAGTGCCCCAATAATTGACTCTCgtgtcgtcctcctcgtcttgGTGCTCGTCCCTTTCAGTCTCTCTCTGGGGTGTTCTTGAGCCGCTGTCTTTGCGGTTTTGGCTGGAGCCAATCAGGTGGCGTTCAGGCCCTTGCTGGCTTAATTGATATCATCAGATCATTTTGGTGAGCATTAAGCGTCTGTTTGGAGAGTTTTTCTTAGCTGCGaaaaagctgcttctgccagaaaCTGCCCAAAACGGTTCTCAGTTTCTGagaatttataatgacatattCTGAAAatatgaactaagaatccagaagctgaagaagctgggtttgggagtttttccagattctcagaatcTAGCTatcaagcagctgcttctccaAATATAAAACTCTCTCAAACAGGCTCTAAGCTTGTTTAGGAGTTGTAAGTGCAAGACCTGGTCTCTCAATGATTGGTGCTAAATTTGTCTCTGTCACTGAACTTTCTACGTTGAGTAGGGTTCACAATTTCGAAACAGGGTTTCTCAAAATTCGGGTGTACCACTGGTACGATGTGTCGTTggcaatatatatagtatctCTCTCAATTTAGCGAAATATTGTACAAATTTAGCAAAAACTTGTCCAAATTTGTTAATGTTTATCAACTTTAGTTGTTCTTGGTCTAATGATGCATACCTCTCTTCCGCGTTTCAGAAACAAAAGagttatttctttattttttttacatgcatttcacaaattcaaaataaattccTTGGATCTTAAGTCCTCGGAACatcatacaaatataaaatcaatatttaattgAGTATTATATAATCGATTACTATAAGCTTTTTGGTTTTgtcataaatcaaattttaaaatttgaccaagttAGAAAACATAGCAAGATATATAACACTTAATTAGTTTCCGTTAAATCCACCattaaatgtatatttataatatatttatgttgtGTTAAAAAGTACtacaatattttctataaacttagttaaactcaaaaatatttgacatagGTTAAACTTGAAATAAATCATACCAATATACATTCCCTCTGTCCCTAAAAAAGCAATCCCTATATTTCCAAGGAAAAACTAAGGAGTTAgccaaataacaaaaatattcatCATTAATAGCAAAACTATGTTGTTGGTGGGTAGGTGAGAGTTTTGAAGGGATAAACGTTCTTGATATGCGAACCAAGGGTAGCCGAGAGTAtagaaattgatttattttgggataaatttaaaactctaggaattgatttattttgggacagagggagcaGCTATTTTGAAAGCATGGTATGAAAAGGGAACCATATTGTTGCACCATTTTTTACTCTACATAAGAAATAACCAGGCACCCTCCTCCCATCCTCCATAggtcaaaaaaaagaaaacaatctgTTTCTGCCCCTCCTTTAGCACACAGAAACATGGTGATAACAATTATACAAATCATCTATGATCCAGACTGTTCACCTAATTCAAATAGAGTACTGTATATAATTAGGGGAAAAATGGGCCATGTTTTATTAAGGGGTACTTGCTACTTTTGAGCTGTCCGAAAACCCGGAAATTAAAGTATACTCCGtcgtactgctgctgctgctggctccGGTAGGTAGGGGTAGGAGGGGAGATCGCCGGCTGACGTCATCAATGCGTAGTCCGTTTTGACGGCCGTCCTTGCCTGCATAAATGAGCCCatgggcctttttttttctaggtcATGTTGGTCAGGCCCGTTTTAAAGCATATGTTACAACGCTCACAAGCCCACTAATAGGAGAGATCATTAGAACattattagtttataaatgCTGGATATTCTAGATTCGAAAAAAATGGATTTGTATGAGTTGTTTAAAGAAATTTGTATACAGAAAGTTACACGCTTTTTTATCTCGGTTAGGGGAGTGTGGTAAAAACGAGAAAGTAGCTAAAGCTCAAACGTTCAAAACAAACACTGCCGCCTCACTGCCTTGCTCAGAATGAGCATAAGCGAAATGAgatattagtaattaaaaataatttaaagataaattatatatgtatttttattgttttaaaaacaaatattgtaaaatttaaattttggtacatgcTTATATACAATTTCCAAAACAATGAGGCCATAGCATTTTACTCTATCAGATTATTCGTCGCTTAGAACACTATTTAGTcagaattttgatttttttaatcgttaaatTTGTGATCTTGTGACTGTATTTGAGATATTATGGGTGGCTAAAGGCTGAAAAGTTTGGTCGTATTTgtccaaaaaataatatttatgactGGTAGGGGTAGCAAGTCTTTCGATAGAGATGCAACGCCACGTGACGCGGATATATGTTTTGAGATTTGTGAAAGATACCCGAGGAAGTTCGTTAGTCGCTACGTACTTTTCCATCTCATAAAGTCATAATATTAACTACTCCTCTTCTGCATTTCAATTTTAATCTAcgatatttaacttttagacTCAAAATTTAACCTTTCatctaatttaataaattagtacaatattaaaattaaatagtgTATTTAATGTACTTTTAGCGATAAAACAAGtcacacaaaataaataatattttcaaaatttgaataatatgGATGGTAAAAAGTTATGTCAAAATTCAAAGTGTCATACATTTAAATGTggagtatttgtttttttttcctaattggATTTTTTCTTACTTAgtctgtctcaaaatatataagtattttattttactaaaaaGAAGAGTTAGATCAAAGATTAATCTATTAGTATATCTCATATATGCCACAGAAATATAATTACAAGAAAGTAGTTTTGAACACAATTAATAATATCAACTATTTTgggttataaaaattaatcctaatagagtaatatttgatcacgccttaacaaaataaaatatgttttatattttaaaatgaagtGAATATATTCTGTTGTATCCATCCTAAAAGGATTTTGTCTTTTTGTTCATCTCACTCATTCaatataaagctaaaaatactaaaatgaTATGGACTTTTATCAAACTCTAGTTTCACTTTCATAAACTACTATGCATTTAAACCCATTTTCTTAAACtttcgatatatatatatatatatatatatatatatatatatatatatatatatatatatatatatatatatatatatatatatatatatatatatatatattctacttTCACAAGCacataatatttattgttCCAAAATGTTAAGCTACATGCACCAGCCAATTGCACCCAAGAGCTTAAGTTGATAGCGAAAGACTAGCaatttactttatatattttaacactCCCCCTCATGCGAGAACACTCAAGTCTCAAGCGTGTAATATTTCAAACTTGAGACCTCTGACTCTAATCATATGTTAATCATATGTTAAGTTGTATGCACCGACCAGTTGAATCTAAAAGCCTAAATTGATAAGCAAAGACGGACAAttaagacttaaaaaaatctttttggGGTAAACTAAGATGAAGTAAAATGAGTTTATCTCAAACGTAGGagtaaaacggagggagcatgTAGCATATATCACCGTCCTGCAGTGTCTCAAACTGGACCACTGCAATCCCAATCCAACGTC contains the following coding sequences:
- the LOC102710882 gene encoding protein OVEREXPRESSOR OF CATIONIC PEROXIDASE 3, with product MAATVVVVAPLAVVGAPESVRRFGARPLLRRAPRGVSCALRRRPSKYKNKIQNEEVVAEDDIDSAGEDDDDALEALFKQLEEDLKNDDLSVEDDDEGISEEDMARFEQELAEAIGDIGDVNESAGGSFSGSESYGNDEQTDETERPELKNWQLKRLARALKIGRRKTSIKNLAGELGLDRTLVIELLRNPPPKLLLMSDSLPEEDPSKPEIKEIEPSPVVHAGDVTETKPHAELPIHVKCAEWSAQKRLKKVQLETLERVYSRTKRPTNTMISSIVQVTNLPRKTIVKWFEDKREQDGVPDHRLAFKRSVPETITS
- the LOC102711161 gene encoding uncharacterized protein At1g15400-like, giving the protein MMAGLQRSATTFRRSGSSGLVWDERFLTEAEEAEAEAKARDGGGAEEPQPELRHSKSVGSIGMMRRVAADDGDNKKAAKQKKKEKKKKDGKEDDNGSHQVFRTKDIAPDVDPPSPRVSGCILCSIFSGSSKSATSRRAKPRKK